In Arachis hypogaea cultivar Tifrunner chromosome 7, arahy.Tifrunner.gnm2.J5K5, whole genome shotgun sequence, the genomic window TCCTAACTTCCCATGTGCTCTTCCTTTTCCGCATGACTATCCGAATCAACCACGTGCACCCGTTACCGAACTCCTTGCATCTCCCTTGGTATTTTAGATTGTCTGACTCCATAACCCTGTACTCAACTCCACGCCGAATGCTATAATCTTTTACGCTCAGCACAGCTTCCTCCTTACTCTGGAACGATTGGCCAATTTGAAATTCAGTCAAACCTGTCCAATCATGCATACCCTGCCAATCGAATGTTGCCTCTACATTCTGGTGTTGGCCGATGGCTTCCAAGTTCAAAGACGACAGGTGGGGAGGGTACTCTTGTGTTCCAGAACCGGAACCTCCATGGGCTGTACGTGTACCTCTTGGTATATCATCATCACTGTCCCCACCAATATCGACCGGCTCCTTATCAGAATCATTATCACACAGCGCATTCTCAACTCGATCCAGTCTGACCTCAAACTCAACCTCAGGCACACAATGAACCACACTTGCATGAACAGCCCCAGCACGTTCGGGCCCGGGAGGTAGAACTACCGCTGCTACCACAGGCATTGATGTCGAGGCACCACCGACTGTGGTCGACTGAGGATCCAGTGTCGATGCCCCGGAGCTATCCACATGATCTTCCAACTTCACAAACAGCTCAGGTATCCTCACCTCCGGAAAACTACGCCTGCAGTGAAACAAGACCTGCAGGTCTTCATCCGACCCTATCACAAATGTCTCATATCTCACACCAGTTGACACAACAGTAATGAGAATCTTGTAAAACAACTTTTTTATCAACTTCATCGCACAAGTACTGAGCTTTTGTAGTATGCTGAACTTAATCTCTGCCAATGTACTTGAAGATCGGATAAAAATACTAACCGGTTCTCTATCTGTGAATTTCACACCatgccttttgctcttttgaatttttccaaAGCAGTGGACCAGAGCCACAAAACTATCCTCCCCATCCATTTGAGACTAACACTCTACTTCTCCACATTTGCCCCCTCCATGGTTTATATAGAGAGCCCAATAACACACACTAAACGTAAACTGCTATAGGCACCAGCGGTTTACGCACGCACACCAACCAACataaaccgctgctggcagcagTGGTTTATGAACAACCCATTTTGCTTGTAAACCGTGGCTGGTTCTAGCGGTTTATATAGATATGTGAAACAATGTATTTACATATCAGTTTCTGAAACAATGTATTTACGTAATATTGAGAGTGaaacaatttaaataagtaaattgCCCTAAAAAAGTGATCCCAATTACATTTAAGAATTTTAAAGTGTTATCTTTAtgaacaataatatttttttgaatttatccttttcTGTTGTCTTTTAatgtcataaataaaaatatatatcattctttttaaatacatataaataaataatttcctAAAAGAATCATAAAAGCTACTCATACTCTACATCATTAATCTCCttaatcatatttaaaaaaaagttccaCTAAATTgtattcacaaaataaaatattatcaaaagtgACTAGCATTTCTTTCTTACTACGTGTGACAAAAAAATCATATAcaatttttataaacatataaCAAAACGCAAAAAACGTAACAATGACCAGGACTCCAAAATAGTACCATTTTATCACCACACAACACTTTCCAAAAGGGTAATTCTTCATGGTCAGAGTAATCAGCATAGGCTTACGTCCAAAAAATCAATTGTACATAACTTGAGTCATCTGTACCCATCTACCTCAAAAAAATAGTTTTTCCGAGTTAAAGATATTAACACATGATGAATTTCTAGTTGTCCTGTGTACTTATTGGTCCCAAACATTTTCAACTATTAGGATTTCTACATGAGCATATACAACAAAGACTAATTAACACAAAAATCAGAGTTGATTATGATAATCTATTTTATCAATATCTTTCTATTCAATTAACCAATCAATCTCAACGCGTCAGCAAAAAGTGATTTCCAACCATGtgttaatataaataaaacagaaaataatctCTTGTTCAAATATATCAAGATATAGTCATACTTTACGACAATAAGAAACACATAATCAATTGTTAAAACCAATAACCTCAAAGTAACCAGAGATTAAACACATATAAAAATTATACCTGTAATGGTGAATATTTTCTGGAAGTACCATATCTCCTAAGGGAACACTAGCAACAGTCATGAAATGAAAAAGTGAATCCAATCGCATTTCAGGTGGGATTCCAAAAACTTGGCACTTTTTTTGCTCATTTTCACATAAAAACTGATAACATTGCATCCGAAATGAACCTACTAGACCCAATTCAGTCAACATATCCCATACATCTAATTCACTGTAAAGGCGAGGCCTACTTTATTGGATAATAGCtataatgattttttttgttttgttttgaaaaaaaCTAGAACTGAAAAAGAACTTACTTTTCTGTTGAGGATGCCTGGTTGAAGATGTGCTTCACCTGTCACAAGGATAACGAAACTACTGTAGCAATGTGGACGCAGATGGGAAACTACGGTGGCAGTGCTGAGGAAGAAGGCCAAACAGGTTAAGACAACGATAGGTGTTCTCTTCTTCGGGAAAGATTGAAATTAGGGATTCTAATTTATGTAGTTGAAAGGGTAATTGTGtctttttactaatatttttccttCTATCTCAGTTTTCTGCCCAACTTTGAGGTGAAAACTTTTAAATGGGTCCCATATGTACTTTTTCATTTTCCCTTCATTTTTCTTATTGATCCAAACGAAGGAAATCAAAATTTTCATCCCTTTTTTTCTCccccattttctttctttccaaaATCATCTCATCCAAACAAAGTGTAAGAGTAAAGTACCAACCTGTCCTTGTCTATTTCCCAAAATAACAAGACGACCCTTAACCAAAAACGCGTTCCATTGCGGTCCCTGATCCTGTATTTCGTCTGCCAATCCGATTTTTCTGTCAGTTTCACGGTGAAAATGGACAGGGAcctaattgtctctaaatttaaattggttaagggtttatttgtccttattattctttaaacaatatttttaattatatttttattcattatattaatattctttttttaataaagaagtacaaactaattaaaaaattattcaaatttaattattatgaaactaaataaataattttcaaatataatttttaaatatataaataataaatattaaaattcagttaatacattaataataataatcctatgatatactattagtattataactaatgaacacattatttgatatattgTAAACTTTTTTTACtagtaacaaatttaattttttatctctttaaactaaattaataattctattatgttttattgcatttagtattagtagcctactcatagtgtattttagtgcaaagatatcaaatagaattattaatttagtttaaagagataaaaaattaaatttgttattagtaaaaaaagtttactatatatcaaataatgtgttcatTAGTTTTCACTTTATTGTGAAAATTAGCTAGAttataatactaatagtatatcatagggttattattattaatgtattaactgaattttaatgtttattatttatatatttaaaaattatatttaaaaattatttatttggtttcataataaataatatttttaaatttgaataatttattaattagtttgtacttatttattaaaaaaagaatattaatataatgaataaaaaaataattaaaaaatattgtttaaagaaTAATACGAACAAATAAAcccctaaccaatttaaatttagataCAACTAGGTCTCTGTCCATTTTTTAACCTGACATGTCAGCAATTTCTGTCGAATTTTCGCCGTGAAACTGACAGAAGGACCGGATTGGCAGACGGAGTACAGGGACCGTAATGGAACATATTTTTGGTTAAGGGTCGTCTTGTCATTTTGGGAAATGGACAGGGACCAGGTTGGTACTTGACTCGCAGATTAATcagcaaggttgcgagaaccgaactGGTCAATAAACTGGTAAGATTACTGGTTTAATAGTTTATTGGTTTGATTGAAATTTAACCGaaattcaaccggtttaattaaatattaaataaaattattaaaaattatatataattttataaattgaataaagagagagaaagtgaaaaTCTTTGTCGCATAAATGTGTAAAGAGAAAATATTTCTAGAAATCAAACGGTTCAAAAATTTCAATATGGGAAAGAAAGTGGTGATTTGGCCAGAAATGGGGGAACATTGTGTTTTGCCCAATGGTGGACGTCTGGGGTGCATGGTCAACACGCAGGGGGCGTGTTGAGTGCTACAAGTAGGGGGCGAGATGACATGGCacagcttgagtgttacacgggAACATCACGTGGGGGTGTGCTGACCTAGCACGTGGAGGCGTGATGATGACGTGGCGGAGCTTGAGTGGTACACAGAGGCATCACGTGGGGGCGTGCTGATGTAGCACATGGGGGCGTGATGATGATGTGGCAGAGCTTGATTGGTACACGGGGGTATCATGTGGGGCGTGATGTTGTGGCAGCAGCATGTGAGGGCGTGCTGAGTCAGCACGCAGGGGCGTCCTAACACGTGGCAATACGTGATTGGCCTGAGGCAATCAAAACGTGGGGGTGTGGTGAATGCTACTCTCTATATAAGGTAGTGCTCGGGTCCATTTTCATTCTGAGGAAGTGTGTGAGTAttctttgagtgtatttctgtgtAATGGAGGGTACTGCAAACTTGGTAGTGTATTGTGACGGTGAGATAATACGTaatactcatgagggagtgagGTTTGTGTGCCAGAATCCATTTTTGTTTGTGGTTCCATGGACCATGACGTTTATAGAACTTCAGAACGGTCTCTGTCAAAGCATGGAGAACGGTACGTTAATGAGAGTGAGCAGAATTCTGTACCGAAATTCAGTTGTagtttttggtggtctaatacagtttgataCCATACCAATCGCTGACGAAGTGACTATGCATAATATGTTTCAAATTCACCGGCAGACTCAGATGCGACAGCCACAGATTgagctgtatgttgagtttgaaaccGTAGAGGCATAATGGATTCAAAATGATTTAGAGGTGGAGGATGATAGAGCTGCAGTGTACGAGGGAATAAATAGTGACAACGAAGAGGACTTCGAAGCCACTTATGAAGCCGGCGACGAAGACGAGGATGGTGATGTGGGAGTTGAGACAGTAGTGGTTCACCCTCGATCAGTCAACTGATGAACGTGCCACCTTTTATGCGTGAGTTAGATCTCGACGCCATGCATGCATCGGAGTTTTTGGAATATTCAAACATAGGTACGTGATGACCGAATAATATGTTTTCTTTAATCTATACTTTGGATTGATTAATAAACGAGGATGGGCACTTTCTGTAGGCGTTGCTGATCCCGAGGACAGAGAGTTCTGAATTGGAATGGAATACAGTTCTAGAAAGTCGGTCGTGGAAGCAATTAGAAGTTACACTATCACTAGAGGAGTTGCCTACGacgtgtatgagtctgagccacagacgttctatgcaaaatgcaagatgtATGGGCGTGGGTGCGACTGGCTTATCCGAGCCAGCTTGATATGAAAAAAAAGGTTGTTAGGAGATATGCAGATACAACGGTAGGCACACGTGCACAATGGGAGTGATTTCACAGGATCATTCTATGTTGGACTCGGATACAGTTGCTGAGGCTATAAGGCCATTGGTCAAGACTGACTCGTCCATCAAGGTGAAATTTATAATAGCCAAAGTCCAGTCAAGGTTCAACTATACCATCAGTTACCAAAAGGCTTGGTTAGCAAAGCAGAAGTCCATAGCGAAAGTTTTCAGTGATTGGGAGGAGAGTTTCCAAGCCTTTCTGTGGTGGCTCTCGGTTATGGTTCAGAAGATGTCTGGGTCAGTTGTCCAGATAGAAATACGCCCACTGTACAATGGGAATGAAGAGGCGCAAGGGGTAAAAATACTTCATCGCGTATTTTGGAGTTTCAATCCATAAGTTAGGGCATTTAGGCATTGCAAGCCCCTAGTTCAGGTTGACGGAACACACCTATATGGAAAGTACAAAGGTACACTTCTGGTCGCTGTTGCACAGGATGGGAACCAGAACATGTGCCTATCACTTTTGCCTTGGTAGAAGGGGAGACAGCTGATGCGTGGCACTTCTTTTTCAGGAATCTACGAATGCATGTTGTCAGAAAAGATGGTGTGGGTATGATCTCGGACCGGCATTAGTCAATTCGGGCAACAATAAATCGTTCTGGAGGTGACTGGCAACCTCCAAGAGCATGGTGGATGTTTTGTATAAGGCACATCAGCAGCAACTTCCTACAAGCATTCAAAGTTCCTCACTTGCAAAAGCTTGTGGTCAACATTGGGTATTCAAGAACGGTGGAGGAGTATAACATCAACTATAAGAGGTTGGAAGAGCGAGGCGAGGCATATGCCAGGTGGTGCGATGCCATTGGACTTAGACATTGGGTATTGGCATTCGACGAGGGACATCGATTGGGCCATATGACGACGAACCTTGTCGAGTGCATTAACTCAGTGTTGAAGGGTGCCCGTAATCTACCTATGTTAACACTAGTCCGAGCAACATATTATCGGTTAAATGAACTTTTTACGCAAAAGAGTGCTGAGACTCACGAACGCAAACGTGCTAGATTTACTTATTCTATATTCACACAACAGCGGATAGAGGCAAGTATGCAACAGGCTGGAAATATAGTTGTGCACCGTTTTGACAGACGGAATGAAGTATTTGAGGTGTGTAAAATGACTAGCGGAAAGGTGTTAGTCCTTGATCTTGCGCGACGTACGTGTGACTCTGGGCACTTTCAGGTGGAACGAATACCATGCCGCCATGTTATTGCTTGCTGTGTTAACCAGCGAATCGATTGGCAGCTGTATGTGCATGACATGTACAAGATGACAGAGGTTCGTAAGGTATATAGATTCGAGTTCACACCATTAAGTGAGGCCGAGACATGGCTTGCATATGAGGGACCCACATCGGTCGCTAATCCTACCTTGAGGCGAACGTCGAAAGGTCGCCCAAAATTGACCAGATACTTGAACGAAATGGACTCACGCAACATGCGTGTTCCTCTGATATGCCGTCTCtgtgattgataaaccactattttatggtttatcttgtgctcaattgagtggtttttatcaactctttacccacttattcatatgatttgcatggttttacattctccttcctgattttgtgctatgactgaaaacatgcttttttggcttttattttcttttatttaaatcctctcttattatcattcgatgccttgatatgtgtgttaagtgatttaagggattacagggcaagaatggcttagaggatggaaaggaagcatgcaaaagtggaaggaatacaagaagttgaagaaattgctaagctgtccagcctgacctcttcgcactcaaatggccaTAACTTgatctacagaggtccaaatgatgcggttccacttgcgttggaaagctaatgtcttaggcttcaatttgatatataatttgccatagtggccataTAGATAGATGATGCAAACGCGCGCTCCACGTGGATgcatcgcatctgcgaatctcattccacacaaacgcgtggatgacgcctccgcgtcactttgccgcgacctgtacggaccgaAAAGTGATGGGAGTGATttatgggctgtttttgacccagttcttggcccaaaaaacacagattagaggctggaaGTGGAGCAGAATGaatcattcaatcattactcacaattttaggttttagatgtagtctttagagagaggttctctcctctctcttatgtattaggattaggatttttagaaattagggtttatttcttcttcagccacaggttcaatattctttttactttatatttctcttctattttgagatactttaatgcttttatttatgtttgatttatgttgcccaattggcttatgaatattttccatgttagatttgactgctttgaatgaatgttatttgaggtattccagatatttatgattttaatttagctttctacattcctggctttggttaagaaatcactaactcttgagttatcaaactcaatatgatcgataatcgctatctttgctaattagcttgaacttctataatcccaatctttttctaggaattaactaggatttgaagatcaaactaattagccacttgactttccttcgcaccagcagaggttaactaagtggaattaagattcaattttcatcatcattgataaggataactaggataggacttccaatttctcataccttgccaagagtttattttacagtcatttatttattttatttgtcatttatcatacttgttcctcattctcaaaacccccaatttacaaaactcataaccaataataagaacacacctccctgcaattccttgagaagacgacccgaggtttaaatacttcggttatcaattccaaaggggtttgttacttgtgacaaccaaaacatttgtacgaagggatttctgttggttcagaatctatacttacaacgcgactttataaaattctttactagcaaaaatcccgatgtcaaaatggtgccgttgccggggaattgcaaacgtgtgccttattattggttattgtaaatatttttcaaaaaaaatttcttttactcgtttatttgttttctctcttccctcttatttctgatagctattatgaattctcacccctctcgctttgagtttggttctaattttgttgcaaggaatggaagctataacaggactatgcatcaaggtctaagcaatcaaagatggatggagccacaaggatctgatcaaccctttaggcaacaacatcctcctagatatcatggacaaagaccattttacAATGCATGCCCAACTGATAGATTTTGTGGACttccttgtaactaccaacaagccctaccctatgctcagagactatcctctcgacataacttcgaaccaccacactcacaagcttcttttcaccattcactaccacatgatcCTTATCTGCCCtaacgccaatccaattactcccaagaaccactactcccctatgcaccatgtccatatccatcaagccaagaatcacaggtttgcTTCAAAAAATCAGTAGaccaatttaatgcaacccttcatcaactggagcaagcaataaatcaattatcttccagacgttcaaacactcaacagactcccatggcttcatgtgggaaatctaatgaagaatgcggtaggaaggagacactagaaactccagtgggcagcatagagcataactcaTACTGGAATacgtagaggaagctgtcattgtagaagaagaagagttggttgaagatttaggagatgctgaacctccacagGAATACAGAGACATGGAAGGCTCCATCAAGGATGATACAATTGACGCCAAAGATGATGGTGCACAGCCTCCAAGGTAGGTATActatgaagaactggacgaaaTAACCTAAGATGTAagttttcttgatgatgatgatcacaagtcaagttctctcagtaatgaacttgcatctgcaagtgaattctttgagtcagaagaatcttccccaagtgaatatgaagatgatgcagaggtcgacttttctcaacctcctatttatgactcaagcgatgaggaagatatcaatgactttgatcaagacatgggtgaagttgaagaaatttgcaaagaagtagaggaattcacagaagaccataagggagtagagcttgcagaaccactagaaacacctatcccaaggccattatcGCCTATACAAACTTCAAGtaggtaaaatccttagcttttatctttacttttccacttgaatatggtttacttgaaacagatggccagcttagagctctttgcggctttaagagcaaaagggaaatgactcgcactcagagctggtatgcaagattcactgaggtttcacacttcaattcAAAGTGCACgaattggcatcatgatcaatcgaacggatctcggaaaatgtttggtcaccatggtgagaatctactttctaaaccgcccggatggaaaaatatagatcaagacaaaggcagatttaaaagcaaagtttgggatcctggaaaatattctgatattcatcaccccgggagcctgagaatttgtttgaagctgctcagaagcttcacatgcctagtttgggaccccggaggctgttggcattccaaacattggtggaaatttttggatgaatacaagcacaagccaccatagcaggaaactcatcaaaagtccaacttaaggactttaaataaaagtgctaggtgggagacaacccaccatggtatgatcttttctttttcaattataattttatctagttttgtttgtttttgaattttattttattttatttcattgatcctggaattattcataacatctgcattagcattgcattctacattttttcataaaaaaaaacacgcacgcgacgcgtaagcgtcgtcgACATGTCCGCGTTGCCTGTGCATTCGGAAGAAAAGAAATTgcacagagagtcacgcgagagtgtggctggaggtgtgcctttggcacaaatcattccacgcgaccgcgtcgctaacgcgtccgcgtcccatgggaaacatgcctcccacgcgtccgcgtcacctgaaatTCGATgtaagaaagggtgcacgaccgaaagttgtgctggagtggtgctggttTGGTGCTGAACGCgcaagccttaccacgcggacgcatgactgacgcgtccgcgtcacatccctataatggccactcacgcgatcgcgttgaccacgcgactgcgtcatccTGGAATTTGGCGATAATGaatttttgaacagagagttgtgcgagtgcgaggctgcccttgTGCCGGTAGCACAAAATGCGCCACGCGTCCACGTGACCGACACGACCGCGTCATTTAATTTcagcgcaagtcacgcgaccgcgtcctcgacgcgtccgcgtcgcttgcgccgcacagctgaccctaaattgccaaaatatcttatcttttcttccccaatcctaattttcccCCCTCCTTTCTTCCTTActtctttcttcccttcttttccttctcattcttcttatctttcattttattttacctaatttatttgcatatttcattcattacattttaatttagtgcatatttttcttttcttttctaaattcattatttttcctttggtgttgattttcttatttaactgttgcatcttctcttgaatcattttgggtgcttagtgacttatttTATTCTGGTTAGGCAATATTcgttaaatcaatgccaatcttttatacctgtactacttttgcattgacatgaatttatattatctctccttacccacaccctcttccctattgttgcaaatttttgcactcttgatttgccatgtgcttctactattttctcgcttgtatgttgtagctaccatgtaattgagaccctttttatctggcattaacacccatattttatttgttttctatctttattttttggttacttttcttcttttccctcttctttcaggatggccaccacgaaggaagaggaaaagcttcttactggggagacaaacaagttcatctgctcaatctttgaagaaaagcatcagttggaatagcccgtccacctgcacatcttagcatgcaccgaggacggtacaatctttaggtgtggggaggtcgataccgatctcatgggttagttattctcttctcaacaccaatattctattttctttgtttgttcattgttgcattgcataatagattgcatgtgtagttgattgtttgcatttaagtactacttggttgaaaaataataagtttcttttaaagaccctatttttgaaaattttcactaatttaaattaagaaaaattaaaattttctatgtgttaaacttgtttgaagttgtatttggaacattgtttttgagccaaagaacacacaacctgtgaggtttgagcttatttatatggttacattatttaaccataaatttttattcttgtgtgttttcttctctatgattgtaatctttattttgttccaatctatatgtccaatatttagtgtatttacatgcttgcatatgattgaggccattacttgtttttgctcacttatcccaaataagcctacccttttatgtcacccttgctagccactttgagctttttaatccccttctgttctataaccacatcactatccttaagcagaaaaacaaattaaatatcctaattgaatctttggttagcttaagtagaggttgtgcatcaactaagtgtgggaaaactgtaggaacatgggttaataagagaatgtatcatgtttctaattctgaatattgggaaatttgggtatctactcatgtaaaacagaaaattaaaaaaattccatatgcattgatatgttattttagtttttatgtctctataaaaaaagaaaaaaaagaaaagaaaaaaagaaaagaaaaaaaatatataatataaataaataaaaaaggggacaaaattacccaaatgttaagttaataaaagatcaatgcatatgtgatacaaatcaaaagaaaagttgacacatgagtatgtgatacaaaagtgggaattatgggtagctaggcatgattttagaaattatatagcatgtatgtatgttaggtgatagctcaggttactcaaagattcaatttatagcttacttagccatacatatatcctcacccttgccttggccccattacaaccttgaaagcatgattagggaagaatagagtgattgaccctagacacttgagagattagagcgaTATACACTACAACTGAGgattcaatgcttaattctatgttccctgctttcatgagctatcttcttacaagtttacttactttttttttgtataatttgaattagtggaatttggttcatatttgtcttgaagaacttatttacttttaaccaagtaggtagaaacattttacaTGTAGTTGCATccgcatagataggttgcattgtatactctctatcattcctcttcactcctttatagcttctcttgagcttagcatgaggacatgctaatatttaagtgtggggaggttgataaaccactattttatgatttatcttgtgctcaattgagtggtttttatcaactctttacccacttattcatatgatttgcatggttttacattctccttcctgattttgtgctatgactgaaaacattcttttttggcttt contains:
- the LOC112701238 gene encoding uncharacterized protein, producing MFCIRHISSNFLQAFKVPHLQKLVVNIGYSRTVEEYNINYKRLEERGEAYARWCDAIGLRHWVLAFDEGHRLGHMTTNLVECINSVLKGARNLPMLTLVRATYYRLNELFTQKSAETHERKRARFTYSIFTQQRIEASMQQAGNIVVHRFDRRNEVFEVCKMTSGKVLVLDLARRTCDSGHFQVERIPCRHVIACCVNQRIDWQLYVHDMYKMTEVRKVYRFEFTPLSEAETWLAYEGPTSVANPTLRRTSKGRPKLTRYLNEMDSRNMRVPLICRLCD
- the LOC112701237 gene encoding uncharacterized protein; protein product: MGVISQDHSMLDSDTVAEAIRPLVKTDSSIKVKFIIAKVQSRFNYTISYQKAWLAKQKSIAKVFSDWEESFQAFLWWLSVMVQKMSGSVVQIEIRPLYNGNEEAQGVDGTHLYGKYKGTLLVAVAQDGNQNMCLSLLPW